A part of Canis lupus familiaris isolate Mischka breed German Shepherd chromosome 4, alternate assembly UU_Cfam_GSD_1.0, whole genome shotgun sequence genomic DNA contains:
- the CISD1 gene encoding CDGSH iron-sulfur domain-containing protein 1: protein MTLTSSVRVEWIAAVTIAAGTAAIGYLAYRRFYVKDHRNKSMVNLHIQKDNPKIVHAYDMEDLGDKAVYCRCWRSKKFPFCDGSHTKHNEETGDNVGPLIIKKKET, encoded by the exons ATGACTCTGACTTCCAGCGTACGAG TTGAATGGATCGCAGCAGTTACTATTGCTGCTGGGACAGCTGCAATTGGTTATCTAGCTTACAGAAGGTTTTATGTTAAAGATCATCGCAACAAATCTATGGTAAACCTTCACATCCAGAAAGACAATCCCAAGATAGTACATGCTTATGACATGGAGGATTTGGGAGATAAAGCTGTGTACTGTCGTTGTTGGAGGTCCAAAAAG tTTCCATTCTGTGATGGATCTCACACAAAACACAATGAAGAGACTGGAGACAACGTGGGACCTCTGatcattaagaaaaaggaaacttaa